The following nucleotide sequence is from Pseudoalteromonas xiamenensis.
AGTAAGGATTAAAATGAAAAGAACGACACTCGCTGCAAGTATTGCTGCAGCGTTTTGCAGCCAAGCTTTCGCTGCAACTTATCAGTTAACAGAGCTACCTTCGATGGAAGGCGTGAAACACACTTACGTTGCTGATGCAAATGAAAGTGGATTTGCTATTGGTCAAACACGTGGCGTGTTCAATTTACCAATTGATTTATCATACATTGACTATGAAGATTCCAGTCTCACGTCATTTTATGACCAAGTAAAACGTGAATATGAGTTAATTGATAAAACTATTACGTTCACGCTAGACGACATTAAAAACAACAATGCAGTTGCAACGAATGCTGATGCGCATTCTTTTATGATGCGTTATCTCACTGCGCAAAGTTCGAATGGCGAAATTCAAAAGCTAGTAGACGGTTTTGCTATTACCTTCAACGGTCAACAAGTACAAGAACAAGTACTTTTTGATACCGCTTCAAGCGATTATGATGGACTAACACGCTCTGTCTCTAATTTCCTTAACTCTGTTGCTGAAGATGGCACAATTGCAGGGTGGGACTCATCGCCATTTGCTAAAACAACGTTCACAAATTCGGATGGTGATCAGCTAACCCAATTTGAAACACCTTGGTTTTCGCGTGGTATAATCATTAAGCCAAGTGGTGAGAAAGTAACGTTAGATCCAAAGGAAGCAACGCTTGGTGGTTACACCAAAGCAATGGACGTAGTTCATCTTGATGACGGTAGTTATTTAGTTGCAGGTCAAAGCTCGGTATCGATTTCCAAAAATGGCCAAGAGTTATATGACGACCAATGTAAAGGTGAGTCACAGTCCATCGCAGTTTGTCGCTGGACGCGTCAACGCTCTGAAACGTTCTATAATGCGAACGCTTTCCTTTGGAAACTTGATGCTGATTTCAATCTAATAGAAGCAACGGATTTAGGCCTAGGTTTAACGCCGTTTGATGACGAAGACAATGCGTTCGTATCAGGTGGTCTTGCAGTAAACAAAAATGGTATTGTTGCCGGTTTTTCACCTATTCGTACTCCACGTACCAATGACAATGAAAAATCAGGTCAAATCGTTGCTGGTTACTTTAAAGATGGCAGTTTCACTGCAGCTCCAAAAGTAAATGATGACTTTGAGTCGGGCAAAGCGGTCGATATTAACG
It contains:
- a CDS encoding DUF3466 family protein, yielding MKRTTLAASIAAAFCSQAFAATYQLTELPSMEGVKHTYVADANESGFAIGQTRGVFNLPIDLSYIDYEDSSLTSFYDQVKREYELIDKTITFTLDDIKNNNAVATNADAHSFMMRYLTAQSSNGEIQKLVDGFAITFNGQQVQEQVLFDTASSDYDGLTRSVSNFLNSVAEDGTIAGWDSSPFAKTTFTNSDGDQLTQFETPWFSRGIIIKPSGEKVTLDPKEATLGGYTKAMDVVHLDDGSYLVAGQSSVSISKNGQELYDDQCKGESQSIAVCRWTRQRSETFYNANAFLWKLDADFNLIEATDLGLGLTPFDDEDNAFVSGGLAVNKNGIVAGFSPIRTPRTNDNEKSGQIVAGYFKDGSFTAAPKVNDDFESGKAVDINENNVLIGNQFRRIEGNGTSTVGFYVDINNNVEADIGGFFLGSDVAVESINNSGYIVGQAEVDKNTSNRRREAFIYKMGDEKITNINNLLPCKDPATGENFKYTVAEANKITDGNIIYGIATKTVEKRNTKGEVVTDVDGKVEYESIAVPVVLTPIAGELETCLAPEVELYERKSASWGWLSLLMLPLVHIRRKMKA